From Bos javanicus breed banteng chromosome 5, ARS-OSU_banteng_1.0, whole genome shotgun sequence, the proteins below share one genomic window:
- the SYCP3 gene encoding synaptonemal complex protein 3, whose protein sequence is MVPSGRKHSGKLAKPSVGDQAIRAYEFEQEDKKDLSGSEEDAIEEKTPTLEKQGKKRTSAAVEDMGGEVQNMLERFGADINKSLLAKRKRLEMYTKASLKTSNQKLENVWKIQQEQRQKLNQEYSQQFLTLFQQWDMDMQKAEEQEEKLANLFRQQQKVFQQSRIVQSQRLKTIRQLYEQFIKSMEDLEKNHENLLTGAQNELKKEMALLQKKIMMETQQQEMASVRKSLQSMLF, encoded by the exons atgGTGCCCTCTGGAAGAAAACATTCCGGGAAGTTGGCAAAACCATCCGTGGGGGATCAGGCTATAAGAGcctatgaatttgagcaagaagACAAAAAAGATCTGAGTGGTTCAGAGGAGGATGCCATTGAAG AGAAGACCCCAACACTTGAGAAACAAGGGAAGAAAAGGACTTCTGCAGCAGTTGAAGATATGGG GGGTGAAGTACAGAATATGCTGGAAAGATTTGGAG CTGATATTAACAAGTCTCTTCTTGCCAAGAGAAAGAGACTAGAAATGTATACCAAGGCTTCTCTCAAAACCAGTAACCAGAAACTTGAAAATGTTTGGAAAATCCAACAAGAGCAAAG GCAGAAGCTTAACCAAGAATATTCTCAGCAGTTTCTGACTTTGTTCCAGCAGTGGGATATGGATATGCAGAAAGCTGAGGAACAAGAAGAAAAACTTGCT AATCTGTTTCGACAGCAACAAAAGGTTTTTCAACAATCTAGAATTGTTCAGAGCCAGAGACTGAAAACAATTAGACAATTATATGAGCAGTTCATAAAG AGTATGGAGGACTTGGAGAAGAATCATGAAAATCTACTTACTGGTGCacaaaatgaacttaaaaaagaaatggctttgttgcaaaaaaaaattatgatggaAACT cagcagcaagagatggCAAGTGTCCGAAAGTCTCTTCAATCCATGTTATTCTGA